The following coding sequences are from one Triticum aestivum cultivar Chinese Spring chromosome 5A, IWGSC CS RefSeq v2.1, whole genome shotgun sequence window:
- the LOC123107027 gene encoding uncharacterized protein, whose amino-acid sequence MPTSPPRTEAPEDPAADTQLDPPEPSADDTIVNPSTAGPSSSANPPSSSDHDILVTGSRFVEPGTPTVLARHTAKQEAPEKQKVCFDISHYSHLNANDILSGYLSHVHSSHESEIEMVKQLQLKYENALSELGSQLTDAKTRLADQEVEIKSVDSKLQLSLAETEKLKTSLTAKKKSWAEEKTLLTQRAEKAEAALEEVTMELTGLKNRVSQMVSTIFGPRSKNLSQDNVTKLKVVYSLVEQLYTSAQRALAAISPANQAAQ is encoded by the exons ATGCCAACTTCTCCCCCTCGaactgaagcaccagaagacccaGCTGCTGATACTCAATTAGACCCTCCTGAGCCGTCAGCTGATGACACCATTGTTAACCCCTCTACTGCCGGACCATCTAGCTCGGCTAACCCACCATCATCTTCTGATCATGACATTCTGGTCACTGGAAGCCGTTTTGTTGAGCCAGGGACTCCCACCGTGTTAGCTCGACACACCGCTAAACAAGAAGCCCCGGAGAAACAGAAAGTGTGTTTTGATATCTCTCACTACAGTCATCTGAATGCTAATGACATATtgtccggctatctcagccatgttCATTCCAGCCATGAGTCagagattgagatggtcaagcaacttcagctgaaatatgag aacgccctatctgaattgggctcccaattaactgatgcaaagacccgaCTGGCGGATCAAGAGGTAGAAATCAAGTCTGTTGATTCTAAACTTCAATTGAGTCTTGCTGAGACAGAAAAATTGAAAACCAGCTTGACGGCCAAAAAGAAatcctgggctgaagaaaagacgCTGCTGACACAACGcgctgaaaaagctgaagcggctcttgaggaggttaccatGGAGCTTACAGGCTTAAagaaccgggtgtctcaaatggtttccACCATCTTTG GCCCgcgaagcaaaaatctgagccaagataaTGTGACCAAACTGAAGGTGGTCTATTCCTTAGTGGAACAGTTGTACACTAGCGCTCAACGAGCACTTGCTGCTATCTCTCCTGCCAACCAAGCGGCTCAGTGA